A part of Penaeus chinensis breed Huanghai No. 1 chromosome 6, ASM1920278v2, whole genome shotgun sequence genomic DNA contains:
- the LOC125026438 gene encoding ribosome-recycling factor, mitochondrial-like — MLAFSRTTLSTLGKQTTAPQRQIWYRMVSTFFQAMPSDDNNQMRNSSHSSLTPLRHSVLGRTSPLLQSSGLVVCQVRNYAKGKDKKGKGKQKVHLSDAEMEQVVNVEQMRNQYTQTLENLKQEYIKNLSLRTAVGSIETLPVELEGDEYPLNEVAQISRKSPQMLLINAAAFPQALPGIVGAIKQSGMNLNPQQEGTTIYVPIPKVTKEHRENLAKSAKTLCNRCKEQLRDIQNRFIRKSKSKDGEVSEDLLHDVQIKIREIAESYMQEADKMMTAKQKELLKTS; from the exons ATGTTAGCATTCAGTAGAACTACACTCAGCACTCTTGGCAAGCAAACTACTGCTCCCCAAAGACAGATATGGTATAGGATGGTGTCTACATTCTTCCAAGCCATGCCCTCTGACGACAATAATCAGATGCGGAACTCTTCGCATTCAAGCCTAACCCCCCTGCGGCACTCAGTTTTAGGAAGGACCTCACCCCTTTTACAAAGTTCTGGTTTGGTGGTCTGTCAGGTTAGGAACTATGCCaaggggaaggataagaaaggaaagg gAAAACAAAAAGTCCACCTTAGTGATGCAGAGATGGAGCAGGTGGTGAATGTAGAGCAAATGAGGAACCAATATACACAGACACTGGAAAACTTGAAACAGGAATACATCAAGAACCTTTCACTCAGAACAGCTGTAG GCAGTATAGAGACCCTTCCTGTGGAATTGGAAGGAGATGAATATCCCTTGAACGAAGTTGCTCAGATTTCACGCAAGTCACCCCAGATGCTGCTCATCAACGCTGCGGCCTTCCCACAAGCCCTGCCGGGGATTGTAGGCGCGATAAAGCAGTCTGGAATGAACCTCAACCCACAGCAAGAGGGAACCACGATTTATGTACCCATTCCAAA aGTGACCAAGGAACACAGGGAGAACCTAGCCAAAAGTGCAAAGACTCTGTGCAACCGTTGCAAGGAGCAGCTTAGGGACATACAGAACCGATTCATACGCAAATCCAAGAGTAAAGATGGGGAAGTGTCGGAAGATCTCCTGCACGATGTCCAGATTAAG ATTCGCGAGATTGCAGAAAGCTACATGCAAGAGGCAGACAAAATGATGACGGCAAAACAGAAAGAATTACTGAAGACGTCATAG